One region of Ahniella affigens genomic DNA includes:
- a CDS encoding thioredoxin family protein encodes MNVSTFALLAAVSALGVSSAYAKPAIGQPAPDFTVVDANGQSHSLADFKGKTVVLEWNNPECPFVKKHYGAGNMQKQQADATAKGVVWLSVNSSAPGKQGNLDGAGANAQLAKSGAKPTAYLLDADGKVGHAYGARTTPHMFVIDGQGMLQYMGAIDSVPSADSEDIPGATQYVTQALSEMGAGKAVSVSVSEPYGCSVKYGS; translated from the coding sequence ATGAATGTTTCGACCTTTGCGCTGCTCGCCGCTGTTAGTGCGCTCGGCGTCAGTAGTGCGTATGCCAAGCCCGCCATCGGGCAGCCCGCGCCAGACTTTACGGTGGTAGATGCCAATGGCCAGTCGCATTCCTTGGCTGATTTCAAAGGCAAGACGGTCGTGCTGGAGTGGAACAACCCTGAATGCCCGTTCGTCAAGAAGCACTACGGCGCAGGCAACATGCAGAAGCAGCAGGCCGACGCCACCGCCAAGGGCGTGGTTTGGCTGAGCGTCAACTCTTCGGCGCCGGGCAAGCAAGGCAACCTGGACGGTGCTGGCGCAAACGCGCAGCTCGCGAAGTCGGGGGCCAAGCCAACGGCGTATCTGCTGGATGCCGATGGCAAGGTTGGGCATGCCTATGGCGCACGGACGACTCCGCATATGTTCGTTATCGACGGACAAGGCATGCTGCAGTACATGGGCGCGATCGACTCGGTGCCGAGTGCCGATTCCGAAGACATTCCGGGCGCCACGCAATATGTGACGCAGGCGCTCAGCGAAATGGGTGCGGGCAAGGCAGTGTCCGTGTCGGTCTCCGAGCCTTACGGCTGCTCGGTGAAGTACGGCAGCTAA